The Streptomyces sp. CC0208 genome window below encodes:
- a CDS encoding helix-turn-helix domain-containing protein produces the protein MGRPEKPVDHTVPALGALAEHLRAMRRDAGLTYRQLAERTNYSSAQLKRAASGVSLPAYNLMRSYAMGCGLDRKGEWARMQATSLYEEANRAVRRKRVEARASTVRPKPEYARDPADLSGAMRDAWARAGRPPSRQMEARSAGQLPHSTAHAICKGRCVPRDLRQFVAFLHACEIRGTALGPWFRAWFKICGRPSEKTVAAALRFLWQTEERQIFLDLYAEGAEGPERSREELGLVAEIIKQLSDDETAAATPRMRSDKRADTATLRLSTGSGKTESLLGVLDDTAHGLLTPRLEPSRKPRATARRATHDYWVHSRSRTLVG, from the coding sequence ATGGGACGTCCGGAGAAGCCCGTCGACCACACTGTGCCCGCCCTGGGTGCCCTGGCTGAGCACCTGCGCGCGATGCGCCGGGATGCGGGTCTGACGTACCGACAGTTGGCGGAGCGCACCAACTACTCCTCCGCGCAGCTCAAGCGCGCCGCCAGCGGCGTGTCTTTGCCCGCCTACAACCTCATGCGCTCGTACGCCATGGGTTGCGGCTTGGACAGGAAGGGAGAATGGGCCCGCATGCAGGCAACGAGCCTGTACGAGGAGGCGAACCGAGCTGTCCGCAGGAAGCGCGTTGAGGCCCGGGCTTCAACCGTCCGGCCCAAGCCCGAGTATGCGCGGGACCCAGCCGACCTCAGCGGTGCGATGCGCGACGCCTGGGCTCGCGCGGGCCGTCCCCCGTCACGACAGATGGAAGCCCGCTCTGCTGGCCAGCTCCCCCATAGCACGGCCCACGCCATCTGCAAGGGGCGTTGCGTCCCCCGCGATCTCCGGCAGTTCGTGGCCTTCCTCCACGCCTGCGAGATCAGAGGCACCGCCCTCGGGCCGTGGTTCCGCGCCTGGTTCAAAATCTGCGGCAGGCCGAGTGAGAAGACCGTTGCTGCCGCCCTCAGATTTCTGTGGCAGACCGAGGAGCGGCAGATTTTCCTCGACCTCTACGCCGAGGGGGCGGAGGGTCCCGAGCGGTCGCGTGAGGAGCTAGGCCTCGTGGCTGAGATCATCAAGCAGCTCAGCGATGACGAGACCGCTGCGGCCACTCCGCGCATGCGGTCCGACAAGCGGGCTGACACTGCCACGCTCCGTCTTTCCACGGGCAGCGGAAAGACGGAGAGTCTCTTGGGGGTTCTGGATGACACAGCGCACGGCCTGCTGACGCCAAGGCTCGAACCGTCTAGGAAGCCCCGAGCCACAGCGCGCCGTGCAACCCACGACTATTGGGTGCACAGCAGGAGCAGGACCCTCGTGGGATAG
- a CDS encoding class I SAM-dependent methyltransferase, producing the protein MRQPAAEPYWNTNVARHPGILRSVPEGCGDALDVGCGDGLLARKLAGRAKHVTGIDKSPDMIACARESAAGDPQLTFVEGDFLTAELPAAGYDFVCSVTTIHHMDFEAALVRMRELLRPGGTLVVVGLAREASVTEWAALIAAAPIVRITKVLRRARGPRGMPVADPQMSYGQVRAAARLLLPGVRYRRHVLRRYSLAWEKPAR; encoded by the coding sequence ATGCGCCAGCCCGCCGCAGAGCCGTACTGGAACACCAACGTTGCCCGGCACCCGGGCATCCTCCGATCTGTTCCCGAGGGGTGCGGCGATGCCCTGGACGTTGGCTGCGGGGACGGACTGCTGGCGCGAAAGCTCGCCGGGCGGGCGAAACACGTCACCGGGATCGACAAGTCGCCGGACATGATCGCCTGTGCACGCGAGTCCGCTGCCGGCGACCCGCAACTCACCTTCGTCGAGGGAGATTTCCTCACCGCGGAACTTCCTGCTGCGGGCTACGACTTCGTGTGCTCGGTGACCACGATCCATCACATGGACTTCGAGGCGGCACTCGTCCGCATGCGTGAGCTGCTGCGGCCCGGCGGCACGCTGGTGGTGGTCGGTCTGGCCCGCGAGGCGAGCGTAACGGAGTGGGCGGCGTTGATCGCGGCAGCCCCGATCGTGCGGATCACGAAGGTGCTGCGTCGCGCGCGTGGCCCGCGTGGCATGCCGGTCGCCGACCCGCAGATGAGCTATGGGCAGGTGCGGGCTGCTGCCCGGCTACTGCTGCCCGGTGTGCGCTACCGCCGCCACGTGCTGCGCCGGTACTCGCTGGCCTGGGAGAAACCCGCCCGCTGA
- a CDS encoding adenylyl-sulfate kinase: protein MITAETPDCLIVTGMPGAGKSTVTRLVAERLSRSARLDGDFISRLIISGLVWALGEPGDEAARQVELCNRNLCTLANNFSEAGFTPVIDWVIPDRRQLDFFVSLLPARQVLFVVLAPGIKACQYRNTLRDPWERFDFDGYEDLDAAMKRELGDVGWWFDTAALTPEETADRIVRQARHRAMVA, encoded by the coding sequence GTGATCACTGCTGAGACGCCGGACTGCCTGATCGTGACGGGGATGCCGGGTGCTGGTAAGTCGACGGTGACCAGGCTCGTTGCCGAACGTCTGTCACGCTCCGCCCGGCTTGACGGCGATTTCATCAGCAGGCTGATTATCAGCGGTCTTGTCTGGGCCCTTGGCGAGCCCGGCGACGAGGCAGCGCGGCAAGTGGAGCTGTGCAACCGCAACCTGTGCACGCTGGCAAACAACTTTTCCGAAGCCGGCTTCACACCCGTGATCGACTGGGTGATCCCCGACCGCCGGCAACTGGACTTCTTCGTCTCTCTCCTCCCGGCCCGGCAGGTCTTGTTCGTCGTTCTCGCACCGGGCATCAAGGCGTGCCAGTACCGCAACACCCTCCGTGATCCATGGGAGCGGTTCGACTTCGACGGCTATGAAGACCTTGATGCCGCAATGAAGCGCGAACTCGGCGATGTCGGCTGGTGGTTCGACACCGCGGCCCTCACTCCCGAGGAGACCGCCGATCGCATCGTCCGGCAAGCGCGCCATCGCGCCATGGTGGCCTGA